The genomic window GCGTTTTACCATGTTGTATCGGTCTGACCCAAAAATGGGGAAGGCTACTTCTTTTTCTTGGCCATCACACCGCGACGCGGGCCCTTGCGGGTGCGCGAGTTGGTGTGGGTCCGCTGGCCCCGGCAAGGCAGGCCCCGGCGATGGCGCAGGCCGCGATAGCAGCCGATATCCATAAGGCGCTTGATGCTGGCGGTGACATCACGCCGCAGATCGCCCTCGACCTTGTGGTTGGCCTCGATTTCCTTGCGGATGGTGTTGGTTTCCTCGGGCGTGAGGGTATCGGAATTCTTGGTCCAATCCACCCCGGAGGCCTCAAGGATAATGCGGGCCGTGGTACGGCCGATACCATAGATGTAGGTAAGCGCGATATCCATCCGCTTGTTTTTGGGCAGGTCGACTCCCGC from Solidesulfovibrio sp. includes these protein-coding regions:
- the rpsM gene encoding 30S ribosomal protein S13; this translates as MARIAGVDLPKNKRMDIALTYIYGIGRTTARIILEASGVDWTKNSDTLTPEETNTIRKEIEANHKVEGDLRRDVTASIKRLMDIGCYRGLRHRRGLPCRGQRTHTNSRTRKGPRRGVMAKKKK